The window TCTGTCCCGTGGTAGAGTTGTGCTTTGTAATTGTAAATGGCTGGAAATAGGCCACAGATATTACCTTCATTCTTATGACATCACCTGTTTGCTAGCCTCATATTGTACTTTGTAATACCACCTTTAAAACTTGCATGAGACTCTACTACCACAGACTTCCAACACTGGAGTCACTTTATCCTAGAGTTCTATGACACTGTTGCTGAGAAGCTGGCTGAATACAGCAGTACAGTATTTGCTAACATTAACACATGCTGAATTCTTGTTCAAGTCAACCACTCTTCAATAGTTGTTCGTAATGCACAATTTATGAACATTTGTTGCTGATCGGATTTTGCTTGCGTGTGTGTTTTAGGAATGGTTGTCCTTCGTATAAATACCTATTTGTATGTGAACAAGAGCATTTGTTATTCTTTATTCACTTTGTTACTTTTATTATGACTCACTATTCATTATTTTCCACATTAAAATGTTTCAATCAGAAAATCAAGGAGCCGAGATAATGCCATGTGACTTTAAACAGTCAGCATGAATAATGAATATGAATAGTGAATAGCTGAATTAAACAGTTTGTAAACAACCTTTAGACTAAAAATTGTTAATATACTAGATGTCAGttagtgaaaaataaatatatttttcagaaaCCAGAAGCAGTTCCTGAATGATTTGCAAAGGCTAATGTAAAATTTCCAAaaatgcctaagtgatttagggccCACATCATGAAAAGTATTTAGTCACCTAACTTCCATCAATTTCAAtgcaagttaggcacctaaattcctttgagtATCTGGGTCTTAGGACCTTAAGAACTTGTTGAAACAcaaaagttgtactgctttatCTAGACCAGTACAGTTGAATAGGTACAacacccttcctctcccccccctgcacacagtgtggatgcagttatactggtaatAATGCGcctttatgctggtataactgcatccacagtaggAGTTGAAGTAATATAATTATATCAGTAACAAAATTGCACTGCTAACCAAAATAGTCAcacttataaaaaaaaaacagtggggAGATCAAGCCtaattcccattttcaaaagtgatttagatgCTTAGGCTCCTCCATTCCATTGAATGAGAGGCCCTGTATTAGGACCCTTTTTAATCTACAGCATACACAGTACATATAGCCAATTTTCAGACTGTATGTATGGCCAGCTATTCAAATAGCATGGCCTGTTGAAATATAAAATAAGGAGCACAGTAGAGTACTCAGCCCTTTGTAACTGTACACtttgaaattcacccctgtgcagaggattAACACAAGTCTCACACAGAGGGTATAAGAGGCACTAAAGTACTACATTAATCTTTGTGCTGGGCTTCTCTAGAGGAATGAGTTTCACCTACTCTGCATCTCTAAAGGCCATGTCAATATGTACAGCGCTGCAGCATTGCAGCTGTACagatacagctgcactgctgccagggccggctctaacttttttgccacctcgagcaaaaaaaaaaagtgccacccTGCTGTAACACCTGCCCGAGTGCTGCGCCGCCCCGCTGAACCTGCCCGAGCGCCACCCTGCCCCACCATAAACCCCCCCCAAGCACTGCACTGCCCTGCCGAAACACCTCCCCAAGCGCTGCGCTGCCCTGCtgaaacacccccctgagcgctgccctgccctgccaaaaCACTCCCCCAAGATCTGCGCCACACcgctgaaacaaaaacaacaacaaaaacctcgAGCACTGCCCCACCGAAccccaaaagaaaacaacaacaacccgaGCTCCCCCCACCAACCCAAGATTGGCTGCCCCTTACAAAGTGCTGCCCAAGACATGTACTttgttggctggtgcctggagcccgcCCTGTCTGCTGCAGCGTggctggtgaagatgctctgtgctgatgggggagagctctcccgtcagcataaaaAAACCCGCCTCCATGTGCGGTACAAGCCATGTCAGCGGGAGAAACTCTCCTactgacatagtgctgttcaCATGAGTGCTTATGTCAatgtaatttatgttgctcaggagatGGAATAGTCACACTCCTGAGGGACacaagttatactgacataagtggcagtatagacatagcctaagtttgCAATGGCTGTACTTCATTATGGTACAGGGCAGAGCATGCTGTCAGCACTCAGATGATAAATACAACCAATATTAATGGAGTTAAGACTGTCATTACTGCTATATTAAACTGTGCTCTTTGAGTTAAAACCCCCAGCGGGTGATGTAGATATGCACCCTCCACCAGTAGACGTCTTAGTGCAATTTGCATTGTCTAATCTCCAGGACTGTATTTGGTACTGGACAGGGAACTATCCTCACTGTAGTACATTCAGTAAAAAACAAGTAAACAAACATTGGCACTTTGATTTCCTTATTTTCAACCCAAGAGATTAGGATAAAAAAGCCAGGTTCATTTAAATGACTCAGAACCTACTGGTAGTACAGCGATATAAAGTTCTTTGGAGGTAGAATGGTGCATTCTTACTGAAAAGTATTCCCTTGATCAGCAAAGCTCTTAAACATGTGTTGATGGGGATATTcaaatacttaaagttaagcacccttttaagtgctttgttgaatccaGGCCATATGCTGCAGTAATGGACTTAACAGTCATAACATAAAAGAATTGTTTCGTTGCCACCTACCATTATGATTTCTTTGCTATTTAAGGAGCAAAACAAACAATATAGCTCAAATTGCCATAAGTGACACAGCCCCTTTGAAGTGCATTCATCTTTAAGTGGGATTATTTCTCAGAAGTTCTTGATCTAACATAAATGAAAAGCAATAAAATGATGAATGTAGATTCACCATCTGAAAAGCGAGACTGTAAAAATGATATCTTTTTACTCAATAAATCTGCTCCTTGGTCctaattctcttctcacttatgcCACTGAATCTCtatggacttcaatggagttactcctgatttacaccaatgtgtaTCAGAATTTGCATATAATTGGTCAGGTCAGTATACTTTAGTAGCAAAATACAAGTTGACAGATatttactcctgttagccctgcagacagacatgtcaaatcagtggaaaaaatgcagaaattgggcatGTTTTTGGCtaaattggcttgtgagttgcttgttggctagtttatGGCTTGTATCTTGTTGTagctcattgcttctttttttgATCAGCTCACAGCAAGCAGGGGCCAGGGCGGGAGAGAGTCAGGgatgcacagcgggcccaccacagtcccagactgcacgctggGGGATTCTAGAGTGTTGGAGTTCTtcgggattggcttgttttggccttgttttgaaatgggattagcttgttttttggcttattgtgaaagtcgaggtgcttatttaccatgtgaaagttggcagcTGTGCCTGCAGAGTCACCACTGCTAAGAGAGAATGAGTTGGATGCTATTCCATCCATGGAATTATTTACCAAATTCCAGTAAATAAAATGCCTATCTGAAACCACTGAAGCTAATGAGATTATACTGGTGTCACTGAAGACATGCTTTGATCTTTCTTCCTGGTAATCGTATCTAAGAGAAGAAGAACCAAGCTTGAATCTTGGATCCCAGGCTGTGTTTAGAAGCAAAAGGATCACATTCAAATGACAATCCTGCACACTGAGCACATTATATATGGAGTCATTAGGAGTCGATAAACATGGAATCCCATACAGTCACTTGGGTCACTTTTTGAAGTAAAACCACAATGTGAAGTTACCTGAAATACTGACCTTCTGGATATCAAGATATGGAATTGTATTATGGACTATTGTCATGATATGAAACCAGGTTCAGTGATTTCATGCAGACTGGTCCCTCTGTACTTTTATTGAGATATAATGGTTGGTTTTGTTCCATTTATTCCAAGCAATCTAGAATAATTCAGGAGATTGTTGAAGTATCCATAATATATTCGGGGAAAATAAACATAATCCAGTTACTTTAATCCTTCCAAACTGTATTTATCTAACCCCATGAAAATGATCAAAGGGATTGGTGGGTATATGTGGGTGAAGGGAGAAAAAATATGGGGACTTCAGATTTTTCTTATCTTTCTCTGCAGCTTCCTCTCTGAATAGAAACAATTTATATCTGATGAGCAGTGTAAGGTATAAAAGCAAGTTCTGTTAAGAAATAAGGGAATACAGAAGCAAAATTCTGAACAGACGAAACAGAGCCTAGTCCTGCACTACTGAAGCAATGGGAATgttgtagagctggtcagaaattttctgaCCGAATGttttttcattagaaaatgtTGGTTTGTTGAAATAGACGTGTTCCACCTCCCACCCAGTGGTATAGTTCTTAACTGCCATGTCTCCCTGCCAGCATGGCCCCCTAGCCCCACCCTCATGCTGCTTTCTAACCATACCCTCATGCCCTGTGTGTGCGgggcacaggggtggagtggagccAGAATGCCATTCCAGCATGCTCTGACTCCATTACGTCACTGCCCCCATCTCCTTGGCTCCTAGCAAGCTGTCATTGAGCCAGGGTCCCAGGGCTTGCAGATACCATGGTTCATCAGCAGACTGCCTGGGAGGATGATAAATGTTTCATGAACCATATGCTGGGTAATAACATGCAAAGGCTCTGGGCTTGTCATACTAAACGGAGAGCCATTTACAGAGATGTTGCAACTTCACGCAGCATTCTAGCCATATGCACACAGACTGCCTCCTCCAAAGTCTCCCCTCTTGCAACCTGTTCCTTCCAAGTTCCTTGCAGGTTGCTACAATAGCTTCCCCAGAAAACTCTTTGGTAAGCTTCTTCATTGTGGCAGCTGGGTGctcattttgggcctgatccaaagcccacaaaaataaatggaaagactccaattgatttcagtggggttggaTCAGGCCCCTTTTCTGCGAATATATTTATGCTATTTTAGGAAATGATGAGAAGTCAGAGCCCCGTTTGATACGAGTTCCTTAGTGACTTGGCGGATAGTACAGCAACCTATGTGGCTCTCTAATCCTGGGCAAGCCACTTCACACCTCTCCGCttcttcagttttcccatctataacCAGAAGATAATACTCACCTACCTCCTCTGCCTGTTAAGAGAGAGAatgcattaatatttgtaaaagtaCTTTTCAGATGCTCCGGTGGAAAGTCGTATGGGAGTGCACAGTATTCTTCTTCCCTTTATTCCCTTTGCTGCTACAAGCTATCTACCAAATACGTGTGTTTTATTTGAGGATCAAGCTGCCTTTTGCTAATTAGTGAGTTGGAACTATAATCAGTATCAGGTATGTAGAAGCTGGAAGAAAAGACATACTTGCTGCTAAATATTGCCTTCTCTAGTTGTTTATTGTATCAAAACAAACGACAAAAGTAAATGTCTCAGGCAGACATAGTGAGGGCCAAATCCTCATCTACTATTCATCagtgtagctctgttgacttcagtggagccatgtTGATTTAGACTAGCTAACGATCTGACTAAGGACTCTTTCCTGGGGGAATAATATTGGATATTCCCATTTTGCATATTTCCCATTAGTTATGACTTTGATTTGTATCAGGATGCCTGTATCATACTTTTTGCTTGTGTGGTTTCCTTTAGCTCCACAAAATtcacacctttttaaaaatttatttacgGAAATTGACAGGACGTAGGCTGGTGAGTAGCAAGAAAAATATTTAGCTCTTACACAGGAAAATGAATGAATATGGAAAACCCCTAATAAGAATAACTCCAGCTGGAACTAAAATATTCTCCAAAATATTTAGTGCGCAGACTTTTATTCCCTTTTCATTCATACCAACAGAAATTTTGTGTCAGTGAGGACTGTAAGAAGGGGCCCTGCATGTAAAAATACTGACACGCCTATATTTCTTTccataaatgaataaaataacaCTGTCCAAAAAGTACTTTTTGTGCTCTGAATAAACAGCAATTCTGGGAGGACCAAAGAAACATCTTGTAAACTTGCATTTGTTTTGATCACATCCTGGTGGAAAGTACAGTGTGAAAGTGATGGAACCACATCGGAATTTATAATTGATGTTGGCATGAGTTTATATATTGACTAATACAGAAACATTTCTGTGGTTGGAGACTGTACGGTTTTATGATTATAACCATAAACGCAGCATAAAAAGCACCATGTATTGGCCTGTATGTACATGATTAGGGAATGGAGTCTTGGCTCTCTCATTTGATGAGCTGGCCTGTGCATCTGAGCTGGCTCAGCAGGTGTTGTTGTCTGCTGTTGGTATAGGCCAACAAATTGTTACTTGGAAGATGACTGAGCCTCAGAGGGGTGTGTCTGAGGACCATGTCTCCTGGGACAAAGCAGCTTACTCACCACCCTGTGTTGAGGGCTAAGCTAgccctgttttgtttttctacAGAGGAGCCACCCTTTCAATTagtcttccttcctttctttaactttttttattgGGATGATGGGATGGAATGAGCACTACCACATGCAGACAATTATTATTTTACAGTACTTAAGAATGAAAATCTTCAGAAGCCACCCGTCTGCCATTGTAACGGTCTGGTCCTGTGGTGTGCTGagctccctcagctcccatttgAAGACATTGAGGGTTTTGCATCATTTACATTTGGTACGTGGGGGAGGGAGCATCACTAAACTGTTGAAGATATTATGGCTGATCTTCATGATACCATGTATTCTAAATTGTCCAAGGGGTGGAGTTTTCATCCTTCTTGCCCTATGTAAAGCTGTTTGAAGGGTTGAGAGAGAGGTGAGATGGAATCTTCTAGGAGCACCACTAAAAGACAATTCATGGTTCTGATTTCATTCTTGAGGCTTTACTTTTCTAATGAAGGGCCTGTTCTGGTGAGGTCTTGAGCACCCTCAATGTGCTAAGTGAAATGCAATATGATCTACTGGAACAAGCCTGTGGGTGGACGACAAGGGCCTGTTGCATTTTAATCCTACCTCTgctactgatttgctgtgtggagagttaataatgtctttgtttcctcatctgtaggAATAGGAATAGATGTAATAATGTGTCTGTCTGCCTCACAAGGATGAAGTGAAGGTAAAGGTTTGCAACACTTTATAGATGCTaaccattattattttattaaagggATCCCAGGAGAGGCTACCTTAGTCTGCTAATTGTTGCTGATTCAGACTCCCTTCCAAAGGCACCAGGCCTGCAATGGCACTGTAGGAGTACAAGGGAAGGCACACCTTGCTATACTCACTCCAGAGATTTTGGTTACTCTCCTTCCAGGGTAACCAACTCTTCCAGACATTTTGGCTCAGGGGGATGCTGTAAGGGGGAGAGTctcagagtctgggctccagcctgagcctgagggcttggctacacttgagagttgcagcgctggtgatggggttacaccGCTGCAACTTACtttgtgtccacacttgcaaagcacggccagtgcagcaactccctggctgcagcgctggctgtacacttggtctgcttggggtgtaacgattccagcgctggtgatgcagtgctggtcATCGAGTGTGGCCAGCAAAAGCgctttaattggcctccagggtattagggggtaggtatcccagcataccttttcagccactctgctcatcgtttcgcactccactgccctgggctcaggtgacccgccctttaaatgccccgggaattttaaaaatccccttcctgtttgctcagccaggtgtggagtgcaatcaatcaatcagtgaccatgcctccacgccccaaacgagccccagcatggaacacttgcgagctgcaggacctcgtcagtgtttggggtgaggaagctgtgcagtcacagctgtgctccagccggagaaattatgatacctatgggcagatatcaaagtccatgctggaaaggggccatgaatgggacgtggtgcagtgcagggttaaagtaaaggagctgtggagtgcctattgcaaagcccgtgagggaaaccgctgctcaggtgctgcccccacgacctgccatttttacaaggagctggatgcgatacttgggggtgaccccactgccaatccgaggaccatgatggacagttcagagcagggagaggaggaggacagtgtagaggaagccgagagtgaggctactgaggtggtgggagacaccccggagtcccaggaggcatgcagccaggagctcttctcaagccaggaggaagctagccagtcgcagcagctggaacttgttggtgaagaagaagcagaggagcgggttcctggtaagcagattttatttttaggatggaactgttttgggagaggagagtgggagttatggctgcctgcatgcatgcctagatgtggaatagcccattgatttggtctatcatgtctctgtaatcggcctcggtaatctcttcaaaagtttcagccagagtgtgggcaatgcgcttgcgcaagtttatagggagagccactgtggtccttgtcccagtcaggctaacgcgtccgcgccactgtgccgtgaggggtggggggaccattgctgcacacaggcaagctgcacagggaccagggcggaatccacattgctgtagaagaccctcctgctcttcccaggtaacccgcagcagtgagatatctggcaggataaaatcctgt of the Gopherus flavomarginatus isolate rGopFla2 chromosome 1, rGopFla2.mat.asm, whole genome shotgun sequence genome contains:
- the LOC127055013 gene encoding zinc finger and SCAN domain-containing protein 29-like, which codes for MPPRPKRAPAWNTCELQDLVSVWGEEAVQSQLCSSRRNYDTYGQISKSMLERGHEWDVVQCRVKVKELWSAYCKAREGNRCSGAAPTTCHFYKELDAILGGDPTANPRTMMDSSEQGEEEDSVEEAESEATEVVGDTPESQEACSQELFSSQEEASQSQQLELVGEEEAEERVPVSLNPPALSQPAERLQNLRRKPRKSKEDLVKAVMNQYARENKRLQDWRQKIASVEGNTKQEKGIGYQEKHKAADKPPGAPNGLYAVTHSHTGRSLPC